In Qipengyuania psychrotolerans, one DNA window encodes the following:
- the queF gene encoding preQ(1) synthase, with protein sequence MSDTPTPKFLGENSRLPSSPEEAELDYVPNPRAGALYLVRFAAPEFTSLCPVTGQPDFAHLVIDYAPGETIVESKSLKLFLGSFRNHDGFHEDVTVGIGQRLFDEMKPKWLRIGGYWYPRGGIPIDVFWQSGAPPEALWLPDQGVSSYRGRG encoded by the coding sequence ATGAGCGACACACCGACACCCAAATTCCTCGGCGAGAACAGCCGCCTCCCATCCTCTCCGGAAGAGGCCGAACTCGACTACGTGCCCAATCCGCGCGCGGGCGCTTTATACCTCGTGCGGTTTGCCGCGCCCGAGTTCACGTCTCTATGCCCGGTAACCGGTCAGCCGGACTTTGCGCATCTCGTGATCGACTATGCTCCAGGCGAGACAATAGTCGAATCGAAGAGCCTGAAGCTTTTCCTCGGCTCGTTCCGCAATCACGACGGCTTCCACGAAGATGTTACGGTCGGCATCGGTCAGCGCCTGTTCGATGAAATGAAGCCCAAATGGCTGCGAATTGGCGGATACTGGTATCCGCGCGGCGGCATCCCGATTGACGTATTCTGGCAGAGCGGTGCCCCGCCCGAAGCCTTGTGGCTTCCCGATCAGGGCGTCTCGTCCTATCGTGGCCGCGGATAA
- a CDS encoding DUF1499 domain-containing protein: MIAKLPRIALWLALALVLWFVAAVFGPKFGMIDWRFALGMMVTAWGPILIGIVALVAVIALVVVLWKGPRGEWWKPVIALAIPAALMAGLANVRSTAESVPPIHDVATDVLDPPEFTSWTMEKRAQLQANALNDYGTPLGELEPWKESLAGEDLATQSHADVIAASYPDLASIPYSGEQSDAMVAVALAMEDIGLKDVTSDVEGGRVEGVAETFLFGFKDDVVARVGDGEIDLRSVSRVGLSDLGYNAARLRKLSEAIELRLND; encoded by the coding sequence ATGATTGCGAAGCTACCTAGGATCGCGCTGTGGTTGGCGCTGGCACTTGTTTTATGGTTTGTCGCAGCAGTCTTCGGACCCAAATTCGGAATGATCGACTGGCGTTTCGCACTCGGCATGATGGTGACGGCCTGGGGGCCGATCCTGATCGGGATTGTCGCACTCGTCGCCGTGATCGCGCTTGTCGTGGTCCTCTGGAAGGGACCACGCGGCGAGTGGTGGAAACCGGTTATCGCACTGGCAATTCCGGCAGCCCTGATGGCTGGCCTTGCAAACGTCCGCTCGACGGCCGAAAGCGTGCCGCCCATTCATGATGTGGCGACCGACGTACTTGATCCGCCAGAGTTTACCTCGTGGACGATGGAAAAACGGGCGCAGCTCCAGGCGAATGCGCTCAATGATTACGGGACACCTCTTGGCGAGCTTGAGCCCTGGAAGGAATCATTGGCAGGCGAAGATCTGGCCACGCAGTCCCATGCCGATGTGATCGCCGCCAGCTATCCAGACCTCGCCTCGATCCCCTATTCCGGCGAGCAGAGCGACGCGATGGTTGCCGTTGCGCTGGCGATGGAAGACATCGGCCTCAAAGACGTGACCAGCGATGTCGAGGGCGGCCGCGTCGAAGGCGTCGCAGAGACATTCCTGTTCGGGTTCAAAGACGACGTGGTGGCGCGCGTGGGAGATGGCGAGATCGATCTGCGTTCGGTCAGCCGGGTTGGTCTGTCGGACCTTGGCT